Within Micromonospora parathelypteridis, the genomic segment TGCCACCGCCCCGCCCGAGGGCGTAGGAGATGTGATCCCCGATCAGCGCCCCTGTCCCCGCCACCAGGATGACCGCGGGCAGGTACGGCGCACCGGAGGCCGCGAACACCCCGGCGGTGATCACCGCCGTCTCGCTCGGCACCACGGGGAAGAAGCCGTCGAGCACAGCGATCGCGAAGATCGCCAGGTACACCCAGGGCGAGGACATCGTCTCGTGCAGCAGGTCGAGCAGATCCATGATGTCGATGCTGGTGCGGGCGGCGGCTCCCGCCATCGGCCAGTGGTCAGCCGGACGCCACTACTTAGGTAGTGACCGGCCCGGACGGCGGGTAGGGGTCTTCCCCCACCACACCCGGGTCCAGCAGCGCGGGGCGGTCCGATCAGCCGGCGGAGTCCTACGCTCGCTGCGTGGCCTCCAGCGCCGTCGCCGTTCGGCGGGTCGTTCAGCGGTACGCCCCGTTGCTGCTCGCCGTCCTGGTCGCGCTGGCTGTCATGGCCAGCGCGACCGGTGACATCGGGGTCCGTTCGCCGCTGCCGGGCGCGGTCGTGGTGTTGCTCGCCCTGGCGGCGGCCGGGGCCGCCGGCACGGCTCGGACCCGCCGCTGGCCGCTGTTCCTGGCCGCGGCGGTCTGCTGGTTGGTGCTCGCCGCCGCGGCGGCCGGGGTGGTCGCCTCGTACCAGGCGGGCCTGCGGCTGCGTGGTCGACGGCTCGCCGGCTACCTCGCCGGCGCGGCCCTGGTGCTGGCCGGTGGGGTGCTGGTCGGGTTGGCGGTGGGCGGCGTACGGCGGATCACCACCGCCACTACCGGCAACGTGCTGCTTCTCGCCGCCTGTCTGGTCGGGCTTCCGTTGGTGTTCGGCCTCTGGGTGCGGGCGCGCCAGGACACGCTTGCCGCCCTGCGGGACCGGGCCGAGCGACTGGAACGGGAGCAGGAGGCCCGCGCCGACCGGGTCCGCGCCGAGGAGCGGACCCGGATCGCCCGCGAGATGCATGACGTGGTGGCCCACCGGGTCTCGCTGATGGTGGTGCATGCCGGGGCGCTGGAGGTGACCGCTGCCGACCCGGCGACCGTCGAGTCCGCCGCGCTGATCCGGACGACCGGCCGGCAGGCGCTCACTGACCTGCGCGAGGTGCTGGGCGTGCTGCGACAGGCCGGTCCGGCCGTGGTGCCGGAGCGAGGGCTCGACGCGCTGGACGAGCTGATCGGGGAGTCCCGTACCGCCGGGCTGCGGGTGTGCCGGCGGGACGAGGGTGTTCCGTCCGCACTACCCGCGACCGTGGGGCGCACGGCGTACCGGGTGGTCCGGGAGGCGCTGACCAACGTGCGCAAGCACGCGGGCGACGCCGAGACGACCGTCTGTCTGCGCTACCTGCCCGACGGGCTGGAGGTGGTGGTCCGCAACGGCCCGTCCGGAGGCGGCCAGGCCCTGCCCGGTGCCGGGCAGGGGTTGCTCGGGCTGCGTGAGCGGGTGGAGTTGCTCGGCGGCCGGCTGGAGGCGACGCCCGTGGACGGCGGCTTCCTGGTGCGGGCCCTGATCCCGGTGGCGGGTGCGGCGTGATCCGGGTGGTGGTGGTCGATGACGAGCAACTGGTCCGTGCTGGGCTGCGGTTGATCCTGGAGGCGGCGGAGGACATCACCGTGGTGGGCGAGGCGGCGGACGGCGCTGGCGCGCTGGACCAGGCCCAGCGGTTGCGCCCCGACGTGGTCCTGCTCGACGTGCGGATGCCGGGCGTCGACGGACTGACCGTCGCGCCCGACGTGGTCGCCGCCGGACCAAAGGTGATCATGTTGACCACCTTCGACCTGGACGAGTATGTGCACGGGGCGCTGCGGGCCGGCGCTGTCGGCTTCCTGCTCAAGGACACCCCGCCCCGCGAGTTGGCCGCGGCCGTCCGCACGGTGGCCGCCGGGAACGCGATGCTCGCACCAACGGTCACCCGCCGCCTGATCAGCTCGTTTGCCGAGCGGGGTCCGGCCCGCCGGGAGACGGCTCGTCAGCGTCTGGCGCCGCTCACCACGAGGGAGCTGGAGATCGTCCGGGAGGTGGCGCGCGGGCACGGCAATGCGGAGATCGCCCGGCGGTTGACGATGAGCGAGGCCACCGTGAAGGCACATGTCAGCCGGGCGCTGGCGAAGCTCCAAGCGGGCAACCGCGTGCAGTTGGCGATCCTGGTGTACGACGCCGACCTGTTATGACGTGTCCCGCCGTCACGACGCCCGTTCAGCGGCGGAAACGATCCACCGTTCAGCGGCGGGCAGCGGCCCGACGGCGCGCCCGACGGCGTAGCCACCGGATGCCCTCCAGGCCGAACGTGACGAGCACCGAGAGCCCCACACCGACCAGCACGCCTCGTATCGGGTCGCGCTCGAAAGCCAGCCCGCCGAAATAGCCGAGCAGCCCGCAGTACAGCGCCCAGCTGACCGTCGCGATGCTGTCGTACAGGAGGAATGCCCGGCGGGGATAGCCCACCGCGCCCATGGTGAGGGTGACCGCGGTCCGGCCGCCCGGCACGTACCGGGAGGTGGTCAGGATCAGCCCGCCGCGCCGGTCCACGGCCCGGCGGGCCCAGTCGGAGCTGGCCCGTCGGCGGCTGCCGTCGGGAAGCCGGGCCAGCCGGCGCGCACCGCCGCCCCGGCCGATGGCGTACGAGACGT encodes:
- a CDS encoding sensor histidine kinase; protein product: MASSAVAVRRVVQRYAPLLLAVLVALAVMASATGDIGVRSPLPGAVVVLLALAAAGAAGTARTRRWPLFLAAAVCWLVLAAAAAGVVASYQAGLRLRGRRLAGYLAGAALVLAGGVLVGLAVGGVRRITTATTGNVLLLAACLVGLPLVFGLWVRARQDTLAALRDRAERLEREQEARADRVRAEERTRIAREMHDVVAHRVSLMVVHAGALEVTAADPATVESAALIRTTGRQALTDLREVLGVLRQAGPAVVPERGLDALDELIGESRTAGLRVCRRDEGVPSALPATVGRTAYRVVREALTNVRKHAGDAETTVCLRYLPDGLEVVVRNGPSGGGQALPGAGQGLLGLRERVELLGGRLEATPVDGGFLVRALIPVAGAA
- a CDS encoding response regulator, which encodes MIRVVVVDDEQLVRAGLRLILEAAEDITVVGEAADGAGALDQAQRLRPDVVLLDVRMPGVDGLTVAPDVVAAGPKVIMLTTFDLDEYVHGALRAGAVGFLLKDTPPRELAAAVRTVAAGNAMLAPTVTRRLISSFAERGPARRETARQRLAPLTTRELEIVREVARGHGNAEIARRLTMSEATVKAHVSRALAKLQAGNRVQLAILVYDADLL
- a CDS encoding DedA family protein; translated protein: MEALLDLLRGTVTSPWVYLVIFGLTAVDAFFPAVPGEAAVITAGVLAANGGHPNLVLVIATAAIGALVGDHVSYAIGRGGGARRLARLPDGSRRRASSDWARRAVDRRGGLILTTSRYVPGGRTAVTLTMGAVGYPRRAFLLYDSIATVSWALYCGLLGYFGGLAFERDPIRGVLVGVGLSVLVTFGLEGIRWLRRRARRRAAARR